A genomic segment from Streptosporangium roseum DSM 43021 encodes:
- a CDS encoding nicotinate phosphoribosyltransferase — translation MMSMSSALLTDHYELTMVQAALRSGAASRRTVFEVFARQLPGGRRYGVVAGTGRVLEALEAFRFGDEELAFLRDNQVVDAPTLDFLAGYRFSGDLYGYREGECYFPGSPIMTVEGTFAEAVLLETVILSILNHDCAIATAASRMVRAAGTRPLVEMGSRRTHEAAAVAAARAAYVSGFASTSNLMARHRYGVPTTGTAAHAFTLLHDSERQAFRAQLDSLGERTTLLVDTYDVAEAVRTGVELAGPDLGAVRLDSGDLAEAAHAVRAQLDALGAGKTRILVTSDLDEYTIAALSAAPVDAYGVGTSLVTGSGVPTAALVYKLVVREDADGIMQPVAKRSVGKPSRGGRKEAFRQLDPAGTAVAELVTVSGERPESARPLQAELVRGGETVGREGLEAARLRHREAVAELPPEAHQLSRGYAAVPTVFD, via the coding sequence ATGATGAGCATGAGCAGTGCGTTGCTGACAGATCACTATGAGCTGACAATGGTACAGGCGGCGTTGCGCAGCGGAGCCGCGTCACGACGCACGGTCTTCGAGGTGTTCGCCCGGCAGCTCCCCGGAGGTCGGCGCTACGGGGTGGTGGCCGGCACCGGCCGCGTGCTGGAGGCGCTGGAGGCCTTCCGGTTCGGCGACGAGGAGCTGGCCTTCCTCCGGGACAACCAGGTGGTCGACGCCCCCACCCTGGACTTCCTCGCCGGCTACCGGTTCTCCGGCGACCTGTACGGCTACCGCGAGGGCGAGTGCTACTTCCCGGGCTCCCCCATCATGACCGTGGAGGGCACCTTCGCCGAGGCCGTGCTCCTGGAGACGGTGATTTTGTCGATCCTCAACCACGACTGCGCGATCGCCACCGCGGCCTCCCGCATGGTCCGCGCCGCCGGGACCCGGCCGCTCGTCGAGATGGGGTCGCGCCGCACCCACGAGGCGGCGGCCGTGGCCGCCGCGCGGGCCGCCTACGTGAGCGGGTTCGCCTCCACCTCCAACCTGATGGCCCGCCACCGGTACGGCGTGCCGACCACCGGCACCGCGGCTCACGCGTTCACCCTGCTGCACGACTCGGAGCGGCAGGCCTTCCGGGCCCAGCTCGACTCGCTCGGCGAGCGCACCACGCTGCTGGTCGACACCTACGACGTGGCGGAGGCCGTACGGACCGGCGTGGAGCTGGCGGGCCCCGACCTGGGAGCCGTCCGCCTCGACTCCGGCGACCTGGCCGAGGCCGCCCACGCGGTCCGCGCGCAGCTCGACGCGCTGGGCGCCGGCAAGACCCGGATCCTCGTCACCAGCGACCTGGACGAATACACCATCGCGGCGCTGTCCGCCGCCCCCGTGGACGCCTACGGCGTCGGCACCTCGCTGGTCACCGGCTCCGGCGTGCCGACGGCCGCGCTGGTCTACAAGCTCGTCGTCCGGGAGGACGCCGACGGGATCATGCAGCCGGTGGCCAAGAGGTCGGTGGGCAAGCCCAGCCGGGGCGGCCGCAAGGAGGCCTTCCGGCAGCTCGACCCGGCGGGTACGGCGGTCGCCGAGCTGGTCACCGTCTCCGGCGAGCGCCCTGAGAGCGCCCGCCCCCTCCAGGCCGAGCTGGTCCGCGGCGGCGAGACCGTCGGCCGGGAGGGGCTGGAGGC
- the clpS gene encoding ATP-dependent Clp protease adapter ClpS encodes MEVERPSIDVRPDLPWLTIVWNDPVNLMSYVTYVFQSVFGYSKEKAEKLMLDVHQKGRAVVSSGTREEMERDVQIMHSYGLWATVQRDS; translated from the coding sequence ATGGAGGTCGAGCGTCCGTCGATCGACGTCCGGCCTGATCTGCCATGGTTGACCATCGTCTGGAACGACCCGGTCAACCTGATGTCCTATGTCACGTATGTCTTCCAGTCCGTCTTCGGTTACTCGAAGGAGAAGGCGGAGAAGCTGATGCTCGACGTGCACCAGAAGGGCAGAGCCGTGGTGTCCAGCGGCACTCGCGAGGAGATGGAGCGCGATGTGCAGATCATGCACTCCTACGGTCTCTGGGCCACGGTGCAGCGAGATTCATGA
- a CDS encoding DUF2017 domain-containing protein: MSSGFKRGRKGGVITVFDAAEVSILRSLVSQILGLIEPGETGDDPLERALGIGPSEQSADPVLARLFPSAYEDAEQSAEFRRYTEATLRDGKRADAQTMLDSAEPGRVELTQEQAQAWMRALNDVRLALGTRLEVTEEVHDEIAKMTEDDPRYPAYVTYDWLTYLQDTLVRALW, translated from the coding sequence GTGAGTTCAGGGTTCAAGCGGGGGCGCAAGGGCGGCGTGATCACCGTCTTCGACGCCGCCGAGGTCTCGATCCTGCGTTCGCTGGTCTCCCAGATCCTCGGCCTGATCGAGCCCGGGGAGACCGGGGACGACCCGCTGGAGCGCGCGCTCGGCATCGGCCCGTCCGAGCAGTCCGCGGATCCGGTGCTGGCCCGGCTGTTCCCCTCGGCCTACGAGGACGCCGAGCAGTCCGCCGAGTTCCGCCGCTACACCGAGGCGACCCTGCGCGACGGCAAGCGGGCCGACGCGCAGACCATGCTCGACAGCGCCGAGCCCGGACGGGTCGAGCTCACCCAGGAGCAGGCGCAGGCGTGGATGCGCGCCCTGAACGACGTACGGCTCGCACTCGGCACCCGGCTGGAGGTGACCGAGGAGGTCCACGACGAGATCGCCAAGATGACGGAGGACGATCCCCGCTATCCGGCGTACGTCACCTACGACTGGCTGACCTACCTGCAGGACACCCTGGTCCGTGCCCTTTGGTAA
- a CDS encoding Mov34/MPN/PAD-1 family protein, which yields MLTISRELVDKIIAHARADHPDEACGVIAGPVGSDSPERFVAMENAERSPTFYRFDSMEQLRVWREMDDRDEEPVVIYHSHTATEAYPSRTDISYASEPNAHYVLVSTREELGEEAEFRSYRIVDGVVSEEEVTITAG from the coding sequence ATGCTCACGATCTCCCGGGAACTGGTTGACAAGATCATCGCGCACGCCCGGGCCGACCACCCGGACGAGGCCTGTGGCGTGATCGCCGGGCCGGTCGGCTCCGACTCCCCCGAGCGGTTCGTCGCGATGGAGAACGCCGAGCGGTCGCCCACCTTCTACCGCTTCGACTCGATGGAACAGCTCCGGGTCTGGCGCGAGATGGACGACCGCGACGAGGAGCCGGTGGTCATCTACCACTCCCACACCGCGACCGAGGCCTACCCCTCGCGGACCGACATCAGCTACGCCTCCGAGCCGAACGCCCATTACGTGCTGGTCTCCACCCGCGAGGAGCTGGGCGAGGAGGCGGAGTTCCGCTCCTACCGGATCGTCGACGGCGTGGTGTCCGAGGAAGAGGTGACGATCACCGCGGGGTGA
- a CDS encoding MoaD/ThiS family protein, producing MAIEVRIPTILRTYTDGAKAVDAKGATLDELIGDLESRHPGLKDRLIDKGALRRFVNVYLNDEDVRFLGGLETPLSDGDTVTVLPAVAGGSR from the coding sequence ATGGCCATCGAGGTTCGCATTCCGACCATCCTGCGCACCTACACCGACGGCGCCAAGGCCGTCGACGCCAAGGGCGCGACGCTCGACGAGCTGATCGGCGACCTGGAGTCCCGGCACCCCGGGCTCAAGGACCGTCTCATCGACAAGGGCGCGCTGCGCCGCTTCGTCAACGTGTACCTGAACGACGAGGACGTCCGTTTCCTGGGCGGTCTGGAGACCCCGCTCTCCGACGGTGACACGGTCACCGTCCTGCCGGCCGTGGCCGGCGGCTCCCGCTAG
- a CDS encoding PLP-dependent cysteine synthase family protein yields the protein MRFDSLIDSVGRTPLVGLPRLSPSEDVRIWAKLEDRNPTGSIKDRPALWMIEQAEKDGLLRPGCTILEPTSGNTGISLAMSAGLKGYKLICVMPENTSEERRQLLRMWGAEIISSPAAGGSNEAVRVAKGLAAENPDWVMLYQYGNPANWRSHYETTGPEILEDLPSVTHFVAGLGTTGTLMGVGRFLRERVPGVSIVAAEPRYGELVYGLRNVDEGFIPELYDPDVLTTRFSVSSGDALRRTRELLAAEGIFAGVSTGAALHAALGMAAKAVKAGERADIAFVVADGGWKYLSTGAYEGTLDEAEERLEGQLWA from the coding sequence ATGCGCTTTGACTCACTGATCGACTCCGTAGGCCGCACCCCCCTGGTCGGCCTGCCCCGGCTGTCCCCGTCGGAGGACGTGCGGATCTGGGCCAAGCTGGAGGACCGCAACCCGACCGGCTCGATCAAGGACCGCCCGGCGCTGTGGATGATCGAGCAGGCGGAGAAGGACGGCCTTCTCCGGCCCGGCTGCACGATCCTCGAACCCACGAGCGGCAACACGGGCATCTCGCTGGCGATGTCCGCCGGCCTCAAGGGCTACAAGCTGATCTGCGTGATGCCGGAGAACACCTCGGAGGAGCGCCGCCAGCTCCTGCGGATGTGGGGAGCGGAGATCATCTCCTCCCCGGCGGCCGGCGGCTCCAACGAGGCGGTCCGGGTCGCCAAGGGTCTGGCCGCGGAGAACCCCGACTGGGTGATGCTCTACCAGTACGGCAACCCGGCCAACTGGCGCTCCCACTACGAGACGACGGGTCCGGAGATCCTTGAGGACCTGCCGTCGGTCACCCACTTCGTGGCGGGCCTCGGCACCACCGGCACCCTGATGGGCGTCGGCCGGTTCCTGCGCGAGCGCGTCCCCGGCGTGAGCATCGTGGCCGCCGAGCCCCGCTACGGCGAGCTGGTCTACGGCCTGCGCAACGTGGACGAGGGCTTCATCCCGGAGCTCTACGACCCCGACGTGCTGACCACCCGCTTCTCCGTCTCCTCCGGCGACGCGCTCCGTCGCACGAGAGAGCTGCTGGCCGCCGAGGGCATCTTCGCCGGAGTCTCCACCGGGGCCGCCCTGCACGCCGCGCTCGGCATGGCGGCCAAGGCCGTCAAGGCCGGGGAGCGGGCCGACATCGCTTTCGTGGTGGCGGACGGCGGCTGGAAATA